A window of the Hippoglossus stenolepis isolate QCI-W04-F060 chromosome 8, HSTE1.2, whole genome shotgun sequence genome harbors these coding sequences:
- the ankmy2a gene encoding ankyrin repeat and MYND domain-containing protein 2a, with amino-acid sequence MSSPKKGDLSPSEKELFEVITAGNVQEASRLLGCKDVRVNCLDEYGMTPLMHAAYKGKADMCRLLLQHGADVNCNEHEHGYTALMFAGLSGKTDITWMMLDAGAETDVVNSVGRTAAQMAAFVGQHDCVTVINNFFSRARLDYYTRPQGLEKEPKLPSKLAGPLHKVIMSTNLNPVKMVMLVKENPLLAEVEALEKCRRVMELICEKCIKQQDMNEVLAMKMHYISCVLGKCASFLKNREDKLDGLVKSLLKGRDSDGFPVYEEKFIRECIRKFPYCDATLLQQLVRSIAPVDIGNDPTALSVLTQAITGQVGFMDAEFCTSCGEKGAEKRCSICKMVIYCDHDCQKMHWFTHKKVCKKLQDQRETQEAESAKLRMQQTEDESDAVQEATDSIQELSVENNSEVAPLNVSETSDTPSPAAADN; translated from the exons ATGTCCTCGCCGAAGAAAGGAGACTTGTCCCCCAGCGAAAAGGAACTGTTCGAGGTCATCACTGCAg GAAACGTTCAGGAGGCGTCGAGGCTGCTGGGATGTAAAGATGTGAGAGTCAACTGTTTGGATGAG TACGGGATGACCCCTCTCATGCACGCTGCTTACAAAGGAAAGGCCGACATGTGCAGGTTGCTGCTGCAACACGGAGCGGACGTGAACTGCAATGAGCACGAGCACGGATACACAGCGCTGATGTTCGCCGGACTGTCAG GGAAGACTGACATCACGTGGATGATGTTGGACGCGGGGGCGGAAACGGATGTGGTCAACTCTGTCGGAAGGACCGCCGCACAAATGGCTGCCTTTGTCG GGCAACACGACTGCGTCACGGTGATAAACAACTTCTTTTCACGCGCCAGACTGGATTACTACACGAGGCCGCAGGGTTTGGAGAAGGAGCCGAAGCTGCCGTCCAAACTGGCCGGGCCCCTCCACAAGGTCATCATGAGCACCAACCTGAACCCTGTCAAG ATGGTGATGCTGGTGAAGGAGAACCCCCTGCTGGCGGAGGTGGAGGCTCTGGAGAAGTGTCGCCGGGTGATGGAGCTCATCTGCGAGAAGTGCATCAAGCAGCAGGACATGAACGAGGTGCTCGCCATGAAGATGCACTACATCAGCTGCGTGCTGGGAAAGTGTGCGTCCTTCCTGAAGAACCGCGAGGACAAGCTGGATGGACTCGTCAAGAG tttGCTCAAGGGCCGGGACAGCGATGGCTTCCCCGTCTATGAAGAGAAGTTCATCAGGGAATGTATTCGCAAGTTCCCTTACTGCGACGccactctgctgcagcagctggtgcGGAGCATCGCCCCCGTGGACATT GGGAATGACCCCACAGCTCTGTCTGTGCTGACTCAGGCCATCACGGGTCAGGTGGGCTTCATGGACGCAGAGTTCTGTACGTCgtgtggagagaaaggagccgAGAAGAGATGTTCCATCTGTAAAATG GTGATCTACTGCGACCACGACTGTCAGAAGATGCACTGGTTCACCCACAAGAAAGTTTGTAAGAAGCTTCAGGACCAGAGGGAGACGCAGGAAGCAGAATCAGCCAAACTCAGGATGCAGCAGACAGAAG acgAGAGCGACGCGGTGCAGGAGGCGACGGACTCCATACAGGAGCTGTCGGTGGAGAACAACAGTGAAGTTGCTCCTTTGAACGTCTCAGAAACCTCAGACACCCCCTCCCCCGCAGCCGCTGACAACTGA
- the pkdc gene encoding uncharacterized protein pkdc: MNQENQDLILQACGASSLRVGAKIQTLWSGYGEIVRLHLDGCDRPSVVVKHVKFPEEAEHPGGWNTDRSHRRKVTSYQVETHWYQNYSTNQNCRIPACLAACSHGDEMLIVLEDLDVAGYDQRRTSVKDGEIRACLRWLAHFHALFLGAAPEGLWPVGTYWHLETRPDELEAMDDAKLKAAAGDIDRILNECRFKTVVHGDAKLANFCFSPSGQDVAAVDFQYVGGGCGMKDVVYLLGSCMNEKECERRAQGLLDFYFTELKLAVKQDVDFAALEKEWREMFVFAWTDFHRFLLGWMPGSWKINRYSKQLTKEVLHKLKPEPENSSTRQKSKRVAKR, from the exons ATGAACCAGGAGAACCAGGATCTCATCCTGCAGGCGTGTGGAGCCTCGTCTCTGCGAGTCGGAGCCAAGATCCAGACCCTGTGGAGCGGCTATGGGGAGATAGTGCGGCTGCACCTGGACGGCTGCGACCGGCCGTCTGTGGTCGTCAAACACGTCAAGTTTCCGGAGGAGGCCGAGCACCCGGGCGGCTGGAACACAGACCGCTCCCACAGGCGTAAAGTGACATCCTATCAGGTGGAGACACACTGGTACCAGAACTACTCCACCAATCAGAACTGTCGCATCCCGGCCTGCCTGGCTGCCTGTTCCCATGGAGACGAGATGCTGATCGTGCTGGAGGATCTGGATGTGGCTGGTTATGATCAGAGGAG AACCAGCGTGAAGGACGGAGAGATAAGGGCTTGCCTCCGCTGGCTCGCCCACTTCCATGCTCTGTTCCTGGGTGCGGCACCAGAGGGGCTGTGGCCCGTCGGTACCTACTGGCACCTGGAGACCCGGCCGGATGAGCTGGAGGCCATGGACGACGCCAAGCTTAAAGCGGCAGCCGGCGACATCGACAGGATACTCAACGAATGTCGCTTCAAGACCGTCGTTCACGGAGACGCCAAGTTGGCCAACTTCTGTTTTTCCCCGAGCGGACAGGACGTGGCAGCTGTAGACTTTCAGTATGTCGGTGGAGGCTGTGGGATGAAGGACGTGGTTTATCTTTTAGGAAGCTGCATGAACGAAAAGGAGTGTGAAAGGAGGGCGCAAGGATTACTGGACTTCTACTTCACAGAGCTGAAGCTCGCTGTGAAACAAGATGTGGACTTTGCTGCCCTGGAGAAAGAGTGGAgggagatgtttgtgtttgcctggacagatttccaccgTTTTCTGTTGGGGTGGATGCCTGGAAGCTGGAAGATCAACCGCTACAGTAAACAGCTGACGAAAGAGGttttacacaaactgaaacCGGAGCCAGAAAATTCCAGCACCAGACAGAAGAGCAAGCGTGTGGCTAAAAGGTGA